A genomic window from Nicotiana sylvestris chromosome 11, ASM39365v2, whole genome shotgun sequence includes:
- the LOC138881305 gene encoding uncharacterized protein: MYTRFTTLTNELNSLGRIILEEDKVEKILTRVLPVSQESKITAIQESNNIATLRLDELIGNLTAYELRRQTMKIDTPKKERSLALRIAEGSDLEDNEMAMITRKFKKYLMRGKGSSRGTTINKLRALEKQTNEGCYRCDEDSEDEAEEEQVLMAIGESDDEQELVELLLDCIDESEIINNEKEVLSRECVILKEKFKSLESRDNESDNTNVELKNQVLELDNSVLELRSENLKLKLGTGKKKADHTYFTLEENLGKMKDELYKKDELIKVLKEDLGKVKHELDRTCKWNKASDALSRLQEHHNSNKRGLGYGTQAPKWDSRSKYLTLPENKICTHCGKVQVKGKSQIWYMDSGCSKHITGNKDQFLSLEDLKGCNVSFGNGKKGEIIGVGKAGKTDSHSIENVYLIDGLKYSLISVSQLCDSGNLVAFTSTKCFLINLTTDKIILQGKRVNNMYIVDFSTLSENELTCLSVLVNDPLLWHKRLGHACLNQLNKLVCKDLVIGLPNIKFKEDNICEACARGKQGHEHEDEAIGLIKELTESPTQVKVASKERTGYGTGPSNQGNLTGGTNQGEIESNPLEELVHEPVPQQQNMGETSSRNQLIVKPHKYQSSHPIENIITDPTSGVKTRSQLKNLCIFYAFLSLIELKNLVEALQDAYWVNAMQDELNQFERNQVWHLVLRPKDKSVIGTKWVFRNKLDEDGTITRNKARLVVQGFSQEEGIDYDETFAPVARLEAIRLLIAFTAQMEFTLHQMDVKSAFLNEYLKEEMFVKQPPGFESKECPEHVYKLDKALYGLKQAPRAWYERLSKFLLEHGYKIGKLDSALFLRGKGKDLLVVQIYVDDIIFGATTDRLSKDFAKLMGSLQIKQSPNGTMIHQQKYTKELIKKFKMEESKEIDTPIATATKLDIDELGSSVDQKLYRGMIGSLLYITTSKPDIIFSVGLCARFQANPNESHLTAVKRILRYLKGTTDLCLWFLSGQENTSGMAHFLGSCLVSWATKKQNSVAPSTSEVEYVVVSSCCAQLLWIKQQLVDFGIEVGSKEKNMGLLTLPKLKKPLRGLNLVEVEVKRKKKREGASGDERGNGKEKVLVIYGGVEEEGSGSGEAAEGLVHLSKQQDEPGSSVEETVADLLKRVGASYDPKKHKASTQKAPTTSKPTKKSKMLSPKTTKALEESKKKKKEKGKAKAVESSEVAEEEEEEEEEMELVHQERGTTVEVPTPKPKRAKASSKKSSSEPYLAKRTRSAVKGKQVKITEAEEEEESEKEEDRFVIFGRRIFLNGRLLRDLDEPGMRRLVDALAAQGWKDMVLEMDGRLARKELIEFTANATVKNGVVTSIVKGVRVQFDALKLGKILDISSERYDDYTRQRWPCLDSLPTALQITRKFCDVAYAEDVLEVRFVQKSKMRPKHKGLFKFVNKCLLPR, translated from the exons ATGTATACTAGGTTCActacactgacaaatgaacttaattcccttggaaggattattcttgaagaagacaaggttgagaaaatcctgacaagggttctgccagtctcaCAGGAAAGCAAAATCACGGCCATTCAGGAATCCAACAATATTGCTACTCTCAGACtggatgagctgattggaaatcttactgcttatgaactgagaaggcaaaccatgaagatagATACACCCAAGAAGGAGAGAAGCCTAgctctcagaattgctgaaggttcagatctggaagATAATGAGATGGCTATGATcactagaaaattcaaaaagtacctgatgagaggaaaaggttcttcaagaggtacaaccatCAACAAGTTAAGAGCTCttgagaaacagaccaatgagggttgctacaggtgtg ATGAAGATTCGGAAGATGAAGCTGAAGAAGAGCAAGTACTgatggccatcggagaatcagatgatgaacaagag tTGGTTGAGCTACTACTAGACTgcattgatgagtctgagataattaacaatgagaaagaagttctgtctagggaatgtgtgatcctaaaagaaaaatttaaaagtCTAGAGTCTAGGGATAATGAGAGTGATAACACAAAtgttgagttgaagaaccaggttcttgaacttgataaCAGTGTCCTAGAGCTTAggtctgaaaacttaaaactgaaactaggaacaggaaagaagaaagctgatcacacatatttcactctagaagaaaacttgggaaaaatgaaagatgaattgtataagaaagatGAACTCATTAAAGTCCTGAAGGAAGATCTAGGAAAGgtgaaacatgaactagacagaacttgcaagtggaacaaggcttctgatgcactctctAGGCTGCAAGAGCATCACaatagcaacaaaagaggacttggctatgggactcaAGCTCCAAAATGGGACTCTagaagcaagtacctcactcttcctgaaaataaaatctgcacacactgtggcaag GTCCAAGTGAAAGGGAAGAGCCAAATATGGtatatggatagtggctgctcaaaacatataaCTGGGAACAaggaccagttcctttcacttgaggacttaaaaggatgtaatgtctcctttggtaatggaaagaaaggtgagatcattggggttggaaaggcaGGCAAAACAGATTCTCATTCCATAGAGAATGTCTacctgatagatggcttgaaatatagcctaataagTGTGTCACAATTGTGTGACAGTGGTAATCTTGTAGCttttacctctaccaaatgctttttgattaaccttaccactgacaagattattttgcagggaaaaagagttaacaatatgtACATTGTAGATTTTTctactctctcagaaaatgaactcacttgcttaagtgtgttggttAATGATCCCctcttgtggcacaaaagacttggtcatgcatgtctaaatcagctaaacaaattagtTTGTaaagacttggtgatagggttacctaatatcaagttcaaggaagacaatatttgtgaggcatgtgcaagggggaagcag GGAcatgaacatgaagatgaagccattggattgaTAAAGGAATTGACTGAATCCCCAACACAAGTCAAAGTGGCATCAAAAGAAAGAACAGGTTATGGAACAGGTCCTTCAaatcagggcaacctgacagggggaactaatCAAGGAGAAATTGAATCAAACCCCCTAGAGGAACTTGTTCATgaacctgttcctcagcaacagaacatgggagagacatctagcagaaaccagttgattgtgaaacctcacaagtatcaaagttctcaccCCATTGAGAACATTAttactgatccaacatctggagtcaaaactagatcacaactAAAGAATCTGTGTATTTTTtatgctttcctatctcttattgaacttAAAAAtcttgttgaggctttgcaggatgcgtattgggtgaatgcaatgcaagatgaactcaaccaatttgaaagaaatcaagtttggcatctagttctgAGACCCAAGGACAAATCAGTcattggtacaaaatgggtcttcagaaacaaacttgatgaagatggaacaattACAAGAAACAAAGCAAGACTGGTGGTACAAGGATtcagccaagaggagggcatagactatgatgagacatttgctccagttgcaagactagaggcaattagactcctcatagcctttacAGCACaaatggaattcactcttcatcagatggatgtcaaaagtgccttcctgaatgagTACCTAAAGGAAGAAatgtttgtgaaacaacctccagggtttgagagcaaggaatgtcctgagcatgtgtacaagttagacaaggctctctatgggctcaagcaggccccaagagcttggtatgaacgactatccaaattcctactggagcatggttacaaaaTAGGTAAACTTGACAGTGCCTTATTTTTAAGGGGAAAAGGTAAAGATCTCCTTGTTGTGCAaatatatgtggatgacatcatattTGGGGCTACCACTGATAGGCtaagtaaggactttgcaaaaCTAATGGgca gcttgcagatcaaacaaagtccaaatggaaccatgatccatcagcagaagtataCAAAAGAGctaatcaaaaagtttaaaatggaggaatctaaagaaatagacacacccattgcaactgccaccaAATTAGATATTGATGAACTTGGTTCATCAGtcgatcaaaagttgtataggggtatgattggatCACTCTTGTATATTACTACAAGCAAACCTGACATCATTTTCAGTGTAGGActttgtgctcgttttcaggcaaatccaaatgagtctcacttgactgcggtaaagaggatactgagatatctgaaaggcaccactgatctgtgtctttg GTTTCTTAGTGGACAGGAaaacacctcaggtatggcacatttccttggttcatgtcttgtgtcatgggctaccaaAAAGCAAAATTCTGTGGCCCCATCTACTTCTGAAGTTGAGTATGTTGTTGTTTCTtcctgttgtgctcaattgctatggatcaaacaacagctggtagattttggaaTTGAAGTGGGAT CGAAGGAGAAGAACATGGGTCTTCTGACACTACCAAAATTAAAGAAACCCCTGAG GGGGCTGAATCTAGTagaagtggaggtaaaaagaaagaaaaagagagagggaGCAAGTGGTGATGAGAGGGGAAATGGGAAAGAAAAAGTTCTAGTTATCTATGGAGGTGTTGAAGAAg agggaagtggttctggggagGCGGCTGAAGGGCTTGTGCATCTAAGCAAGCAacaagatgaacctggttcatctgttgaggAAACAGTGGCTGATCTTCTAAAGAGGGTTGGGGccagttatgatccaaagaagcATAAAGCTTCCACACAAAAGGCTCCAACTACTTCCAAGCcaacaaagaaaagcaaaatgttATCCCCAAAAACTACT AAAGCTCTGGAAGAaagcaagaagaaaaagaaggagaagGGAAAAGCAAAGGCTGTGGAAAGTTctgaggttgcagaagaagaagaagaagaagaagaagagatggaactggtccatcaagaaaggggaACAACTgtggaggttcctacacccaaACCAAAAAGGGCCAaggcttcttccaagaagtcttcctctgaaCCCTATTTAGCCAAAAGAACCAGATCTGCAGTGAAAGGTAAGCAGGTAAAAATTACTGAGgcagaagaagaagaggaatctgAAAAGGAAGAAGATAGGTTTGTCATCTTTGGTAGAAGAATTTTTTTGAATGGAAGACTGTTGAGAGACCTAGATGAGCCAGGAATGAGAAGACTGGTGGATGCCCTAGCTGCACAaggttggaaggacatggtccttgaaATGGATGGGAGGCTGGCTAGGAAAGAATTGATTGAGTTTACAGCCAATGCCACAGTGAAGAATGGGGTAGTCACCAGTATAGTGAAAGGAGTAAGGGTGCAGTTTGATGCACTCAAATTGGGTAAGATTCTAGACATATCTAGTGAGAGGTATGATGATTATACAAGGCAAAGATGGCCATGTCTAGATTCTCTCCCTACTGCTCTTCAAATCACTAGGAAGTTTTGTGATGTCGCATATGCTGAAGATGTTCTTGAAGTCAGGTTTGTGCAGAAAAGTAAGATGAGGCCTAAGCACAAGGGCTTGTTTAAATTTGTTAACAAGTGCCTGTTGCCTAGATAG